The Deltaproteobacteria bacterium nucleotide sequence AGGGCGGTGGAACGGTCTTCGAAGCGGATCTAGGAGGTGTCACATGACGGTGTCGCTGCCCGACCATGCCAACGTGATCGCGCCGCCGCCGCTTCTGTTCCTGGGCGCGCTGCTGGCCGGATTCGCGCTCGAGATCGTCTGGCCGACGAGTTTCGTCTCGGGCCTTGCGCGGATTGCGCTCGGCAGCGCGCTGCTCGCGGCGGGAACCGCCGTCATGCGCTCGGGGTTCAGCGCCCAGCGGCGCGCGGGCACGACCGTTCCGACGCACCTGCCGACCGACGCGATCGCGAGCGACGGCGCCTACGCCTGGTCGCGAAACCCGCTCTACCTGGGGTTGATGCTGCTCTACTCCGGAGCGGCGGTGTTCGGCGACAGCCTCTGGGTGCTCGGCTTGCTGCTGCCGCTCTTCGCGGTGTTGCGCATCGGCGTGGTTGGCCGC carries:
- a CDS encoding isoprenylcysteine carboxylmethyltransferase family protein — translated: MTVSLPDHANVIAPPPLLFLGALLAGFALEIVWPTSFVSGLARIALGSALLAAGTAVMRSGFSAQRRAGTTVPTHLPTDAIASDGAYAWSRNPLYLGLMLLYSGAAVFGDSLWVLGLLLPLFAVLRIGVVGREEAYLERKFGDAYRAYRNRVRRWI